A DNA window from Gimesia sp. contains the following coding sequences:
- a CDS encoding FecR family protein: MPEKEQRNVAEFQRLLHRLADGSLDQTETEQLESLLLDQPERQTQYLELMCLDASLMELGEISRSVPDYNISYPQEKKSVPWGVWMLTVCAVACLVVAAVLFVSTGNELKSKVAQQEVPTQQEVPAPLSGSHQTADKQPAQEQFSKATLIAGHRAVFRGTHYPTLTGSRLRFAENYMLQDGMVKIRFASGAEVILKAPALFQVADEEELVVNLGKCSVYAPEGAEGFKVSTPTSNVVDLGTRFSVTVTEDGASNVAVVDGEAEVSSLSDPRKKRLLKGETAYVGTDLNVMDGDREQSPQDYIDAIPDHLIAYESIPDEQGRAKSLASVSVQRAGVQRIYQADDFILPVVNHYRPGSHAFGVVPAESPAEEFNRFGPMNLLFASGFINPGGEKEVHQGEFQLGRNGTPGMNLVFDQPVVNGPGPDLIIFDAQSIAHSLEGDVFHLYPQTDHPTARPITVRKYDIDGHSEQAQIMTGCRLTQLSPDFADDGTPLPIVARSQLVHQVPSRLFAVGIDLDDMQIPPGGSITGLFLQDAQDDADRIDPVVIVGLPPR, encoded by the coding sequence ATGCCTGAAAAAGAACAACGGAACGTAGCAGAATTTCAGCGGCTGTTACATCGGCTCGCCGACGGTTCGCTCGATCAGACGGAAACAGAACAGCTGGAGTCGTTGCTGCTGGATCAGCCGGAACGTCAGACACAGTACCTGGAACTGATGTGTCTCGATGCTTCCCTGATGGAGCTGGGGGAAATCAGCAGAAGTGTCCCCGACTATAACATCAGTTACCCGCAAGAGAAGAAATCGGTCCCCTGGGGCGTGTGGATGCTGACAGTTTGTGCCGTGGCCTGCCTGGTCGTGGCGGCTGTCCTCTTTGTTTCCACAGGCAATGAACTCAAAAGCAAGGTAGCGCAACAGGAAGTCCCGACGCAACAGGAAGTCCCCGCACCACTGTCTGGCTCTCACCAGACCGCCGACAAACAGCCAGCGCAGGAACAATTCTCTAAAGCGACATTGATCGCAGGACACCGGGCGGTCTTCCGAGGAACACATTATCCCACGCTGACGGGCAGTCGCCTGCGGTTCGCTGAGAACTATATGCTGCAGGACGGCATGGTCAAAATCCGCTTTGCCTCGGGAGCGGAAGTGATTCTCAAAGCACCCGCACTGTTCCAGGTGGCGGATGAAGAGGAACTGGTAGTGAACCTCGGCAAGTGCTCGGTCTATGCACCCGAGGGGGCCGAAGGTTTTAAAGTCAGCACGCCGACCAGTAATGTGGTTGACCTGGGGACGCGTTTTTCCGTGACGGTTACTGAAGACGGTGCCTCGAATGTGGCCGTTGTGGATGGTGAGGCGGAAGTCTCTTCGCTGAGCGATCCCCGCAAAAAGCGTCTGCTCAAAGGGGAGACCGCTTATGTGGGTACCGACCTGAATGTAATGGACGGAGACCGCGAGCAGTCGCCTCAAGACTATATCGACGCCATCCCCGACCACCTGATTGCTTATGAATCGATTCCGGATGAACAGGGGCGGGCAAAGTCGCTGGCGTCTGTCTCCGTGCAGCGGGCGGGAGTGCAGCGCATTTATCAGGCCGACGATTTCATTCTGCCGGTCGTCAATCATTACCGGCCCGGCTCTCATGCGTTCGGGGTCGTTCCCGCCGAGTCTCCCGCTGAGGAATTTAACCGGTTCGGCCCGATGAATCTGTTGTTTGCTTCGGGTTTCATCAACCCGGGCGGAGAGAAAGAAGTGCACCAGGGCGAATTTCAACTGGGACGCAACGGTACCCCCGGCATGAACCTGGTTTTCGATCAACCGGTGGTGAATGGACCTGGTCCTGACCTGATTATTTTCGATGCCCAGTCGATTGCCCACTCACTGGAGGGGGATGTGTTCCATTTGTACCCGCAGACCGATCACCCGACTGCCCGGCCGATAACGGTGCGGAAGTATGACATCGATGGTCATTCCGAGCAGGCACAGATCATGACCGGCTGCCGTTTGACCCAGTTGAGTCCCGATTTCGCCGACGATGGAACGCCGCTGCCAATCGTAGCACGCTCGCAACTGGTGCATCAGGTTCCCTCGCGGCTGTTTGCCGTCGGGATTGATCTGGATGACATGCAGATTCCGCCGGGCGGATCGATTACCGGACTGTTCCTGCAAGATGCCCAGGACGACGCCGACCGGATTGACCCGGTAGTCATTGTTGGACTTCCCCCCCGTTAA
- a CDS encoding DUF1501 domain-containing protein, which produces MYSTPHIETPRTRREFLERSGLGFGSVALASLLAQAESSSAAGGSVPVTGPVPHHKPTAKNIIFLFMEGGPSHIDLFDPKPLLNKLAGQTLPDSFGQILTAAGESRSPLLISKRKWKQHGEAGTWVSDWLPEIATCVDDIAVIRSCWADGLNHSSSVCQMNTCSLIGGRPSLGSWVTYGLGSENRNLPSFVVMQDNRSSVVNGPRNWGTGFMPAVYQGIRLQEGKQPIPNLNNPEGVTDARQREKLSYLKSLNQGYARQHARQTELDARIASYELAFRMQSEAPEAVDLSQETAATRKLYGMDQQETSSFGRLCLMSRRLVERGVRFVQLYHGAGSKWDAHSGIEKNHTQHCKAMDLPVAGLIRDLKQRGLLDETLVVWGGEFGRTPMSEKGDGRDHNPTGFTMWMAGGGVKGGQTIGSTDELGLRAIEDRMHVHDLHATILHLLGLDRMKLTYEYNGRPERPTVNEGEFQTKLVTG; this is translated from the coding sequence ATGTACTCTACACCACATATTGAAACACCCCGCACCCGACGCGAGTTTCTGGAACGCAGCGGGCTCGGCTTTGGTTCCGTTGCCCTCGCCAGTCTGCTGGCACAGGCAGAGAGTTCCTCTGCTGCGGGGGGATCAGTGCCTGTTACAGGGCCTGTTCCTCATCACAAGCCGACGGCGAAGAATATTATCTTCCTGTTCATGGAAGGGGGACCGAGCCACATTGATCTGTTCGATCCCAAGCCGCTGTTGAACAAGCTGGCAGGACAGACTCTGCCGGACAGCTTCGGTCAGATTCTGACCGCCGCCGGGGAATCCCGGTCTCCCTTGCTGATCTCGAAGCGAAAGTGGAAACAGCATGGCGAAGCGGGGACCTGGGTCTCGGACTGGCTGCCCGAAATTGCGACCTGCGTCGATGACATCGCCGTGATCCGCTCCTGCTGGGCCGATGGTCTGAACCATTCCTCCAGTGTCTGCCAGATGAATACGTGCTCGCTGATCGGCGGTCGTCCTTCGCTGGGAAGCTGGGTGACGTACGGGCTCGGTTCGGAAAACAGGAACCTCCCCTCGTTCGTGGTCATGCAGGATAATCGTTCTTCCGTGGTGAATGGTCCGCGAAACTGGGGCACCGGGTTCATGCCCGCGGTGTACCAGGGAATTCGATTACAGGAAGGCAAGCAGCCGATTCCGAATCTGAATAATCCGGAAGGTGTGACAGACGCCCGACAACGCGAAAAACTGTCGTATTTGAAATCCTTGAATCAGGGATATGCCCGGCAGCACGCCCGGCAGACAGAGCTTGATGCACGCATCGCCAGTTACGAACTCGCCTTTCGGATGCAGTCCGAAGCACCCGAGGCGGTCGACCTGAGCCAGGAGACCGCAGCCACCCGCAAGCTGTACGGGATGGATCAGCAGGAAACATCGTCCTTCGGGCGACTCTGCCTGATGTCACGCCGACTGGTGGAGCGGGGCGTCCGTTTCGTGCAACTGTATCATGGCGCCGGCAGTAAGTGGGATGCCCATTCGGGGATTGAGAAGAATCACACCCAGCACTGCAAGGCGATGGATCTCCCCGTAGCCGGACTGATCCGGGACTTGAAGCAACGGGGATTACTGGATGAGACACTCGTGGTGTGGGGAGGCGAATTTGGACGCACTCCCATGTCGGAAAAGGGAGACGGCCGCGATCACAACCCGACCGGATTCACTATGTGGATGGCTGGCGGTGGAGTCAAAGGGGGACAGACCATCGGGTCTACCGATGAACTGGGGCTGCGGGCGATTGAAGATCGGATGCACGTTCACGATCTGCACGCCACGATTCTGCACCTGCTGGGCCTGGACCGGATGAAACTCACATACGAATACAACGGCCGCCCCGAACGTCCTACGGTCAATGAAGGTGAGTTCCAAACGAAGCTGGTGACTGGTTGA
- a CDS encoding DUF1549 domain-containing protein, with product MSAANAADISPEMMKFFENEVRPLLAEHCWSCHGAKEQKGDLRLDTRGHTLLGGESGTSVVPGKPEKSLLIEAVRYESYEMPPAGKLPEQQIKILEKWVALGAPWPGADDTVPLRKERGPRFTAEDRAWWAIQPLQAVTVPAATGDGSKNEIDRFILARQKKQGLTLAPEADRESLIRRVYFDLHGLPPTPQEVQEFVQDQRPDAYERLVDRLLASPRYGERWARHWLDVVRYADSDGYRADGYRSNAWRYRDYVIRSLNEDKPYSQFVLEQLAGDELFPGDVDAQIATGFLTHGIYEWNSRDVAGQWDIMLNELTDTVGDVFLGVGMQCARCHDHKFDPVLQKDYFQLRAFFEPILIETAQEVGTPEQLKQYRSELSAWEQATKAIRDELAVLEAPYRKKARAVIISFPPDIQAMIHKPEEKRSPREQQLVELAWRQVEHNYRNLDKQLKGDAKEKILALRRKLAKFDQLKPEPLPLAQQVRDVGAQAPQTRIPKKRTECDPGFLTILETPADDYYGAPQPGTTSRRTALARWLTQDSNPLSTRVIVNRIWQYHFGKGLAPHSSDLGRLGGPPSHPELLDWLTQRFLNGGWRFKSLHRLIVTSATYRQSTQHPQEASMFALDPANKYYWCAETRRLDAEQIRDSILAVTGQLDLKAGGPGVTPSVPRRSIYLRMMRNSRDPLLQVFDMPRFFTSVSARDTTTSPVQSLQLFNSQQMLRFADQLAQRAFQEAAAVPSADQEELALRRAWQIAFGRPVTSGELSQAREFLDRESRLLSEQKPTVDLQQFETATMPYRNGQSVVFHADKPSSFYVADNRRLTPNDFTIEAYFQIKSIYESGAVRTIVSKWSGKVSEPGWLFGVTGRGSRRKPQTLVFRTYGKKRNGKLGDEIVFSDQHIEFNTPYYAAVSFHVTDERAGSIDFFLKDLSNDDEQLGKITKQHQTVEVHDNRLALAIGRMVQNKNSLFDGLIDEVRLSSAALDVPSLLYTQESITEKTLGYWRFDPVPGMFEDSSSHQYDITRDDRPTAASDPRRAAFADLCHILLNSNEFLYVD from the coding sequence ATGTCTGCGGCAAACGCTGCTGATATCTCGCCGGAAATGATGAAGTTCTTCGAGAACGAAGTCCGTCCGCTGCTGGCGGAACATTGCTGGTCCTGTCATGGGGCCAAGGAACAGAAAGGCGACCTGCGACTCGACACGCGCGGCCACACTCTGCTGGGAGGCGAGTCGGGCACTTCTGTGGTTCCGGGCAAGCCGGAGAAAAGTTTGCTGATTGAGGCGGTGCGTTATGAATCGTACGAGATGCCGCCCGCGGGAAAACTGCCAGAGCAGCAGATCAAGATCCTCGAAAAATGGGTTGCGCTGGGTGCACCATGGCCCGGGGCCGACGATACGGTTCCGCTGCGCAAAGAGCGGGGGCCCCGGTTTACTGCAGAAGACCGCGCCTGGTGGGCGATTCAGCCTCTGCAGGCTGTGACAGTCCCTGCCGCGACCGGTGACGGGAGCAAAAACGAAATCGACCGGTTCATCCTCGCTCGTCAAAAAAAGCAGGGGTTAACACTGGCTCCGGAGGCGGATCGGGAGTCGTTAATCCGACGGGTCTATTTCGATTTGCACGGCCTGCCTCCCACGCCACAGGAGGTGCAGGAGTTTGTGCAGGATCAGCGTCCCGATGCCTACGAGCGGCTGGTCGATCGTCTGCTGGCCAGTCCGCGTTATGGCGAACGCTGGGCCCGGCACTGGCTCGATGTGGTTCGCTATGCGGATTCCGACGGCTACCGGGCCGACGGCTATCGTTCAAATGCCTGGCGCTATCGCGATTATGTGATCCGGTCGCTGAATGAGGATAAGCCTTACAGTCAGTTCGTGCTGGAACAGCTGGCGGGAGACGAGCTGTTTCCTGGTGACGTCGACGCCCAGATCGCCACCGGCTTTCTGACGCACGGGATTTATGAGTGGAACAGCCGTGATGTCGCCGGTCAGTGGGATATCATGTTGAACGAATTGACGGACACGGTCGGCGATGTCTTCCTCGGCGTGGGGATGCAATGTGCCCGCTGTCACGATCACAAGTTTGATCCCGTGCTGCAGAAGGACTATTTCCAGTTACGCGCCTTCTTCGAACCGATTCTGATTGAGACCGCCCAGGAAGTGGGGACGCCGGAGCAACTGAAACAATACCGCAGTGAACTGAGTGCCTGGGAGCAGGCGACCAAAGCGATTCGCGATGAGCTCGCGGTACTGGAAGCCCCGTATCGGAAGAAAGCCCGGGCTGTCATCATCTCTTTTCCGCCTGATATCCAGGCGATGATTCACAAACCGGAAGAGAAACGGTCTCCACGGGAACAGCAGCTGGTCGAGCTGGCATGGCGGCAGGTAGAGCACAACTACCGGAATCTCGACAAACAGCTGAAGGGAGATGCGAAAGAAAAGATTTTGGCCCTGAGGCGTAAGCTGGCGAAGTTCGATCAACTGAAGCCGGAACCGCTGCCGCTGGCACAGCAGGTCCGGGATGTCGGGGCGCAGGCGCCTCAGACCAGGATTCCCAAGAAACGGACCGAATGCGACCCCGGTTTCCTGACGATTCTGGAAACACCGGCGGACGATTATTATGGCGCGCCGCAGCCGGGGACTACCAGTCGCAGGACCGCGTTGGCCCGCTGGCTCACGCAGGACAGTAACCCGTTATCGACGCGGGTGATCGTCAATCGCATCTGGCAATATCACTTTGGCAAAGGGCTGGCGCCGCACAGCAGCGATTTAGGTCGACTGGGTGGCCCGCCTTCGCATCCCGAATTGCTGGACTGGCTGACACAGCGGTTTCTGAACGGAGGCTGGCGGTTCAAGAGTCTGCACCGTCTGATCGTCACCTCAGCCACCTATCGACAGTCGACGCAGCATCCTCAGGAAGCGTCGATGTTCGCCCTCGATCCTGCCAACAAATATTACTGGTGTGCGGAGACACGCCGCCTGGATGCGGAACAGATTCGCGATTCGATCCTGGCGGTGACCGGCCAGCTGGATCTCAAGGCGGGCGGCCCCGGTGTGACTCCCAGCGTCCCTCGCCGGTCCATCTATTTGCGGATGATGCGCAACAGCCGTGATCCATTGCTGCAGGTGTTCGACATGCCCCGGTTCTTCACCAGCGTGTCGGCCCGCGATACGACAACCTCTCCCGTGCAGTCACTGCAGCTGTTCAACAGCCAGCAGATGCTGCGGTTCGCCGATCAGCTTGCGCAACGGGCCTTCCAGGAAGCGGCCGCTGTTCCCTCAGCCGATCAGGAAGAGTTGGCTCTGAGGCGCGCGTGGCAAATCGCCTTCGGGAGACCGGTGACCTCGGGTGAACTGTCACAGGCCCGGGAGTTTCTCGATCGTGAATCCAGACTGCTGTCGGAACAGAAACCGACCGTCGATCTGCAGCAGTTCGAAACCGCGACGATGCCTTACCGCAACGGGCAGTCGGTGGTGTTTCACGCCGATAAGCCCTCTTCGTTCTATGTCGCCGATAACCGGCGGCTGACGCCGAATGATTTTACCATTGAAGCCTACTTCCAGATTAAGTCGATCTATGAATCCGGGGCGGTGCGGACGATTGTTTCGAAGTGGAGCGGCAAGGTATCTGAGCCGGGCTGGCTGTTTGGCGTGACGGGCCGCGGTTCGCGCCGCAAGCCGCAAACGCTGGTCTTTCGGACCTATGGTAAAAAGCGGAACGGAAAGCTGGGCGACGAAATTGTCTTTTCGGATCAGCATATTGAATTCAATACGCCCTATTATGCCGCGGTCAGTTTTCATGTGACGGACGAACGGGCCGGCTCGATTGACTTCTTCCTGAAAGACCTTTCGAACGACGATGAGCAGCTGGGGAAGATTACGAAACAGCACCAGACTGTTGAGGTGCACGACAATCGTCTGGCACTGGCCATCGGCCGCATGGTCCAGAATAAGAACAGCCTGTTTGACGGGCTGATTGACGAGGTCCGCCTGTCATCGGCGGCGCTGGATGTTCCGTCCCTGCTGTATACGCAGGAATCCATTACTGAGAAGACGCTGGGGTACTGGCGGTTCGATCCCGTACCGGGCATGTTTGAGGACAGTTCGTCCCATCAGTATGACATCACGCGGGATGACCGGCCGACAGCAGCCAGTGATCCCCGTCGTGCGGCGTTTGCTGATCTGTGCCACATTCTGTTGAACTCGAATGAATTTTTATACGTTGATTGA